The Argentina anserina chromosome 3, drPotAnse1.1, whole genome shotgun sequence genome includes a region encoding these proteins:
- the LOC126788581 gene encoding sodium/calcium exchanger NCL-like, with amino-acid sequence MNRLSKNDAYFIFVLFAISLVQVEGRSFRYIATVTSSGQSVSDGVDHHHHHYHHDVGFNQSNGTIRSSFQHLKADSNETCEQLYGFLPCSDSIYGHVFLMAVYEYLLFQGESYLAAGGKQIFKILGPGVFGASAFHILGALPESLLLLASGFFNTKEIAEDYVYTGVGLLAGTSIMLLTVLWGTCVIVGRQHFTSCNDTNSSTALSWARTPALLTNCGITIDLETSVLARIMIFSVIPFLIMQIANIFHSTYVENIFILVALGISIVFLLLYFIYQVFRPWVQKRRLEFVKHGNLVSDILQHVQKHALGRILTVQGAPNVRAIRRLFEEMDEDADDHISVPEVKKLLQEIKFTSMANDEDKGIAEVMKKFDIDNNGKINKDEFVNGFTKWVDEYKLLHKENTERSLEDIYQVFQPWIENRRKEREMKKNLMSEVLSHFQSNSLGAILTENGMPHMDNIRRLFEQIDRDGNNNISETELRELIMSIKSGNIPLEVDEAVNKLVEELDTSGDHMINEEEFVTGLTKWMNKSHGTEELEDDLYQRTWDATDKLVDEETKRGGPVDKSLWSWFKAISHMVLGFVVLAVLAEPLIDNVQDFSTAVGIPSFFVAFVLVPLATNARQAASAISAASRQTPRTTDLTFSEIYGGVFMNNVLGFSVLLTIIYAREMTWEFSAEVLVVLIVCLVVGLIASLKSTFPLWTAIVAFLLYPLSLLLVYILNDVIGYT; translated from the exons ATGAACAGACTCAGCAAAAATGATGcatatttcatttttgttcTATTTGCAATTTCATTAGTCCAAGTCGAAGGCCGTTCCTTTCGGTATATTGCTACTGTTACTTCAAGTGGTCAATCGGTTTCAGACGGTgttgatcatcatcatcatcattatcatcatGATGTTGGGTTCAACCAAAGTAATGGAACGATCAGAAGCTCCTTCCAGCATCTCAAAGCCGATTCCAACGAGACCTGCGAGCAACTGTACGGATTCTTGCCGTGCTCCGACAGTATTTACGGGCATGTGTTCTTGATGGCGGTGTATGAGTACTTGTTGTTCCAAGGAGAGTCGTACTTGGCCGCTGGAGGTAAGCAGATCTTCAAGATTCTGGGTCCTGGTGTTTTCGGTGCCAGTGCTTTCCATATCCTCGGCGCCCTGCCGGAGTCGTTGTTGCTTCTTG CTTCTGGGTTCTTTAACACCAAGGAAATTGCTGAAGATTATGTGTACACTGGAGTCGGGTTGCTGGCTGGAACTTCAATTATGCTCCTAACAGTACTTTGGGGAACTTGTGTGATTGTTGGCCGGCAACACTTCACAAGTTGTAATGATACAAATTCGTCGACAGCTTTGTCGTGGGCAAGAACACCTGCATTATTGACAA ATTGTGGTATCACAATCGATTTGGAGACCAGCGTCCTCGCAAGAATTATGATCTTCTCAGTGATTCCATTTCTTATAATGCAAATCGCGAACATCTTCCACTCCACTTATGTTGAAAACATTTTCATCTTGGTTGCTCTCGGCATTTCTATCGTATTCCTATTGTTGTACTTCATCTATCAG GTCTTCCGGCCCTGGGTTCAAAAGAGAAGATTAGAATTTGTGAAACATGGAAATTTAGTATCAGACATTTTACAACATGTGCAAAAACATGCACTAGGGAGAATCCTCACAGTCCAAGGAGCACCTAATGTACGTGCCATACGAAG GCTGTTTGAGGAAATGGATGAAGATGCTGACGATCATATATCAGTTCCTGAAGTCAAAAAGCTTCTTCAAGAAATAAAATTCACATCAATGGCAAATGATGAGGACAAAGGAATAGCAGAAGTGATGAAAAAGTTTGACATCGATAATAATGGAAAAATTAATAAAGATGAATTTGTGAATGGCTTCACAAAATGGGTTGATGAGTACAAATTACTGCATAAAGAGAATACTGAAAGATCGCTGGAGGACATATATCAG GTTTTTCAACCTTGGAttgaaaatagaagaaaagaacgtgaaatgaagaagaatttgatgtCAGAAGTATTAAGCCACTTCCAAAGCAATTCTCTTGGAGCGATTCTCACAGAGAATGGCATGCCTCATATGGACAATATTAGACG CTTGTTTGAACAGATTGATCGAGATGGAAACAATAATATTTCAGAAACAGAACTAAGAGAACTAATCATGAGCATCAAGTCCGGTAACATCCCACTCGAAGTGGATGAAGCAGTTAACAAGTTGGTAGAGGAACTGGACACAAGTGGAGACCATATGATTAATGAGGAAGAATTTGTTACAGGATTAACAAAATGGATGAATAAATCTCATGGTACCGAAGAGTTGGAGGACGATCTCTACCAA AGAACTTGGGATGCAACAGATAAGCTGGTGGATGAAGAGACTAAAAGAGGTGGACCTGTTGACAAGTCATTATGGAGTTGGTTCAAGGCCATTTCACATATGGTGTTAGGGTTTGTTGTACTAGCAGTTCTAGCAGAACCTCTCATAGATAATGTTCAGGACTTCTCCACAGCTGTAGGCATACCTTCTTTCTTCGTAGCTTTTGTGCTTGTTCCGTTAGCAACCAATGCTAGACAAGCAGCTTCAGCCATTAGTGCAGCAAGTCGCCAAACACCAAGAACCACTGATTTGACATTTTCGGAG ATCTATGGTGGGGTTTTTATGAACAATGTGCTGGGATTTTCTGTGCTTCTGACCATAATTTATGCTCGCGAAATGACATGGGAATTTTCTGCAGAAGTGTTAGTAGTTCTAATAGTCTGCCTTGTGGTAGGTCTCATTGCAAGTTTGAAATCAACCTTTCCTCTGTGGACGGCAATAGTTGCCTTCTTGCTCTATCCACTATCCTTGCTTCTAGTCTATATTCTCAATGACGTCATCGGTTATACCTAA